The Raphanus sativus cultivar WK10039 chromosome 2, ASM80110v3, whole genome shotgun sequence genome includes a region encoding these proteins:
- the LOC130508248 gene encoding G-type lectin S-receptor-like serine/threonine-protein kinase SD2-5: protein MRRFFIAFLTTCLFLFPHPLHGGVPYTGSISPGFEGSQMNYINNNGIFLESNSSAFGFGFVTTPDSVTLFTLSILHQPSSRLIWSANRASPVSNSDNLQFDNNGTVLLRTEGGSEVWKLDNSGKNASRIELRDSGNLVVVSGDGASIWESFDHPTDTLITNQGFKQGMKLTSNPSSSSNVTYALEIKSGDMVLSVDSLETPQVYWSMGNDRGRIIEKDGVVTSSSLLGNSWRFFDEKQALLWQFVYSDNRDDNATWIAVLGNNGVITFSNLGSGVSAADSSTKIPSDQCATPEPCGSYYVCSGSKVCGCVSGLSRVRSDCKSGIDTSLCDKKDNDTIQLVNAGDGVDYFALGFASPFSKKTNLDRCKEFCNSNCSCLGLFFHNSSGDCFLFDWIGSFKASGSGGSGYVSYIKVAANGLGGGDNGEEDGGKHFPYIVIIVLATVFIIGCLIFVAFRIHRRTRTKTLLDGDEEHSSEEDNFLENLSGMPIRFTYKDLQSATNNFSVKLGQGGFGSVYEGSLPDGSRLAVKKLEGIGQGKKEFRAEVSIIGSIHHLHLVRLRGFCAEGAHRLLVYEFLAKGSLEKWIFRRRDGDILLDWDTRFNIAVGTAKGLAYLHEDCDARIIHCDIKPENILLDDNFNAKVSDFGLAKLMTREQSHVFTTMRGTRGYLAPEWITNYAISEKSDVYSYGMVLLELIGGRKNYDPSESSEKCHFPSYAFKMMEEGKLLEIVDGKMKNVDVDDERVQRAMKTALWCIQEDMHLRPSMSKVVQMLEGVFHVVQPPSSSTLGSRLYSSFCKSISEEGGGTSSGPSDCNSENYLSAVRLSGPR, encoded by the coding sequence ATGAGAAGGTTCTTCATCGCCTTCTTAACAACATGTCTGTTTCTCTTCCCTCATCCTCTACACGGCGGTGTACCCTACACCGGCAGCATCTCTCCAGGTTTCGAAGGATCTCAGATGAACTACATCAACAACAACGGTATCTTCCTCGAATCCAACAGCTCAGCCTTCGGTTTCGGATTCGTAACCACCCCAGATTCCGTCACTCTCTTCACGCTCAGCATCCTCCACCAACCCAGCTCGAGACTCATCTGGTCCGCGAACAGAGCTTCCCCTGTTTCGAACTCCGACAATCTCCAGTTCGACAACAACGGAACAGTCCTGCTCCGTACAGAAGGAGGATCCGAGGTCTGGAAACTGGACAATTCAGGCAAAAACGCCTCGAGAATCGAGCTCCGCGACTCCGGGAACCTCGTGGTCGTCTCCGGCGACGGAGCCTCGATCTGGGAGAGCTTCGATCATCCTACGGATACTCTGATCACGAACCAGGGTTTTAAACAAGGCATGAAGCTCACCAGCAACCCTTCTTCTTCTAGCAACGTCACTTACGCTCTCGAGATCAAATCAGGAGATATGGTTTTATCCGTGGACAGCTTGGAGACTCCGCAAGTGTACTGGTCCATGGGGAATGATAGAGGAAGGATCATCGAAAAAGACGGTGTAGTGACTTCGTCCTCTCTCCTCGGGAACTCGTGGAGGTTCTTCGATGAGAAACAAGCTCTGTTATGGCAGTTTGTGTATTCGGATAATAGAGATGATAACGCTACTTGGATCGCGGTTTTAGGAAACAACGGTGTGATCACGTTCTCGAATCTCGGGAGCGGTGTCTCTGCTGCTGATTCTTCCACTAAAATCCCGAGTGATCAGTGCGCGACGCCCGAGCCTTGCGGGTCTTACTACGTGTGCTCCGGTAGCAAAGTGTGTGGATGTGTCTCCGGTTTATCAAGAGTTCGGTCTGATTGCAAATCCGGGATCGATACTTCTCTTTGTGATAAGAAAGACAATGACACAATTCAACTTGTAAACGCTGGAGACGGTGTCGACTACTTCGCGCTAGGGTTTGCTTCTCCCTTCTCCAAGAAAACAAATCTCGATAGATGTAAAGAGTTCTGCAACAGCAACTGCTCGTGCCTCGGTTTGTTCTTTCATAACAGTTCTGGTGACtgcttcttgtttgattggatTGGGAGCTTTAAAGCCTCTGGAAGCGGAGGCTCTGGTTACGTCTCTTACATCAAGGTGGCTGCTAACGGTTTGGGAGGTGGAGATAACGGAGAAGAAGACGGTGGGAAACACTTCCCGTATATAGTGATTATCGTCTTGGCGACGGTTTTCATCATAGGTTGTTTGATCTTCGTGGCGTTTCGGATTCATAGGAGGACGAGAACGAAAACGCTTTTGGATGGTGATGAAGAACATAGCTCAGAGGAAGATAACTTCTTGGAGAATCTATCGGGGATGCCTATTAGGTTTACTTATAAAGATCTTCAGTCAGCGACTAATAACTTCTCCGTCAAGTTAGGTCAAGGAGGGTTTGGTTCGGTCTACGAAGGGAGTTTACCCGATGGTTCGCGTTTAGCGGTGAAGAAGCTTGAAGGAATAGGTCAGGGGAAGAAAGAGTTCAGAGCTGAGGTTAGTATCATCGGAAGCATTCATCATCTGCATCTGGTGCGGCTTAGAGGGTTCTGCGCAGAAGGAGCTCACAGGCTTCTCGTGTACGAGTTCTTAGCGAAAGGTTCGTTAGAGAAATGGATATTCAGGAGAAGAGATGGTGATATACTGTTGGATTGGGACACAAGGTTCAATATAGCGGTTGGTACAGCGAAAGGGTTAGCTTATCTACATGAGGATTGCGACGCAAGGATCATCCATTGTGATATTAAACCAGAGAACATCTTGTTGGACGATAACTTCAACGCTAAGGTGTCTGATTTTGGACTAGCTAAGCTCATGACACGAGAGCAGAGCCATGTGTTCACAACGATGCGTGGGACTAGAGGGTATTTAGCTCCTGAGTGGATCACAAACTACGCGATATCGGAGAAGAGCGATGTGTACAGCTACGGGATGGTGTTGCTGGAGCTGATAGGAGGAAGGAAGAACTATGATCCGTCAGAGTCATCGGAGAAGTGTCACTTTCCGTCTTACGCTTTCAAGATGATGGAAGAAGGGAAGCTTTTGGAGATTGTTGATGGGAAGATGAAGAATGTTGATGTGGACGATGAGAGAGTTCAGAGAGCGATGAAGACTGCGCTTTGGTGTATACAAGAAGATATGCATTTGAGACCGTCGATGAGCAAAGTTGTTCAGATGCTCGAAGGAGTTTTTCACGTGGTTCAGCCTCCGTCTTCTTCCACTTTGGGCTCGAGGCTTTACTCGAGCTTTTGTAAGTCGATCAGTGAGGAAGGTGGTGGTACATCGTCTGGACCGTCGGATTGTAATAGTGAGAACTATCTATCGGCCGTGAGACTCTCCGGTCCGAGATAG